The region CACCGCCAGGGTGCCCATGGTTTTGCCCAGCGGCGTCACGGTCAGAGCCGCGGCGAGCATTGCGCCGACGATCACGATTGCCGAGATCGCGTTGGTCACTGCCATCAACGGCGTGTGCAGCGCAGGTGTGACGTTCCAGACCACGTGATAACCGACATAAATCGCCAGCACGAAGATGATCAGGTTGTAGATACCGGGGGAGATAAGCTCTTCCATCGTCTGAGTCCCTGCTTAGGCGTT is a window of Pseudomonas sp. DC1.2 DNA encoding:
- a CDS encoding NAD(P) transhydrogenase subunit alpha — encoded protein: MEELISPGIYNLIIFVLAIYVGYHVVWNVTPALHTPLMAVTNAISAIVIVGAMLAAALTVTPLGKTMGTLAVALAAVNVFGGFLVTRRMLEMFKKKAPKVAKEEAPK